From Callithrix jacchus isolate 240 chromosome 3, calJac240_pri, whole genome shotgun sequence, a single genomic window includes:
- the PTTG2 gene encoding LOW QUALITY PROTEIN: securin-2 (The sequence of the model RefSeq protein was modified relative to this genomic sequence to represent the inferred CDS: inserted 4 bases in 4 codons; substituted 1 base at 1 genomic stop codon) produces the protein MATLIYVDKEXGDPGTGVAAKDGLKLXPSIKALDGRSQVLTPCFGKTFDAPPALPKATRKALGTVKRTTEKSVKTSGPSTQKQPRFSAQKMTKKTVKAKSSVPDSDDACFEIEKFFLFNPLDVESSDLPEEHQIAHLPXSGVPLMILGEERELESLVQXGPPSLVNMPFPPWESHLXAVSFKHSVDPGC, from the exons ATGGCTACTCTGATCTATGTCGATAAGG ATGGAGACCCAGGCACTGGTGTGGCTGCTAAGGACGGGCTAAAGC GACCTTCAATCAAAGCCTTAGATGGGAGATCTCAAGTTTTAACACCATGTTTTGGCAAAACATTCGATGCTCCACCAGCCTTACCTAAAGCCACCAGAAAGGCTTTGGGAACTGTcaaaagaacaacagaaaaatcagtaaagaCCAGTGGACCCAGCACACAAAAACAGCCAAGGTTTTCTGCCCAAAAGATGACCAAGAAGACTGTTAAAGCAAAAAGCTCTGTTCCTGACTCAGATGATGCctgttttgaaatagaaaaattctttcTCTTCAATCCTCTAGACGTTGAGAGTTCTGACCTGCCTGAAGAGCACCAGATTGCACACCTCCCCTAGAGTGGAGTGCCTCTCATGATTCTTGGTGAGGAGAGAGAGCTTGAAAGCCTGGTTC CTGGGCCCCCATCACTGGTGAACATGCCCTTTCCACCATGGGAATCCCATC TTGCGGTCTCCTTCAAGCATTCTGTTGACCCTGGATGTTGA